One window of the Bremerella sp. JC817 genome contains the following:
- a CDS encoding cytochrome c produces MRQLSLVLTVGILGTIACESALMAQSTEKRATPPTFDNTATSIFFFKDVFAEGLSGERPAVLSENRQQMIAGPAGGGMSGGGGAAPAASGGGAAGEWADIISPTTIQDEVKKLNNQLTTTVENVRKFNGGGFEEARRDFTELAMLFEIIAEHDGDVRWKEFALTARDGFARAGFNSKVGTDNSFKEAKLRAEDLQQLVRGGTIDTREADPKATWDAIADRPPLMQRLEIGYQKKLKPMTASESEFKSNIEEILHEAEVIAAIAHAMQKEGFEYHDDEDYLGFCQQMQEAALNVVKAVKDNNADAARTAAGDVGQSCSSCHESYR; encoded by the coding sequence ATGCGACAATTGAGTCTGGTTCTTACCGTTGGCATTCTTGGAACGATCGCTTGCGAATCGGCCTTGATGGCTCAATCGACGGAAAAAAGAGCCACGCCTCCTACCTTCGATAACACCGCGACCAGCATCTTCTTTTTCAAAGATGTTTTCGCCGAAGGCTTGTCCGGGGAACGTCCTGCGGTTCTAAGCGAGAATCGCCAGCAAATGATCGCCGGTCCTGCCGGCGGCGGCATGAGTGGCGGTGGTGGTGCCGCGCCGGCTGCTTCTGGTGGAGGTGCCGCTGGGGAATGGGCCGACATTATCTCCCCCACCACCATTCAAGACGAAGTGAAGAAGCTCAACAATCAGCTGACGACAACCGTCGAGAACGTCCGTAAATTCAACGGTGGCGGTTTCGAGGAAGCCCGCCGTGACTTCACGGAACTGGCCATGCTGTTCGAGATTATCGCAGAACATGACGGCGACGTTCGCTGGAAAGAGTTTGCGTTGACGGCCCGTGATGGCTTTGCCCGCGCCGGCTTCAACTCGAAGGTCGGGACCGACAACTCCTTCAAAGAAGCCAAGCTGCGAGCCGAAGACTTACAGCAACTGGTCCGTGGCGGTACGATCGATACCCGCGAAGCCGATCCGAAGGCAACCTGGGACGCGATCGCCGACCGTCCACCGCTGATGCAGCGACTCGAAATTGGCTATCAAAAGAAGCTGAAACCGATGACCGCCAGCGAGTCGGAGTTCAAATCGAACATCGAAGAGATTCTGCACGAAGCGGAAGTGATCGCCGCGATTGCCCATGCGATGCAGAAAGAAGGCTTCGAGTACCACGACGACGAAGACTACCTCGGCTTCTGCCAGCAGATGCAGGAAGCGGCTTTGAATGTCGTGAAGGCGGTCAAGGACAACAATGCCGACGCGGCCCGAACGGCTGCCGGCGATGTCGGCCAATCATGCAGCTCGTGCCACGAAAGTTATCGTTAA
- a CDS encoding sugar phosphate isomerase/epimerase family protein produces MENDRTLTRRHWLAATSSLAAAGMLGHQATAAEPIPNRSAPKFKLSLAAYSYRKLLQDPNSGVTLKTFIDDCAKMQLDGTELTSYYFPKDVTADYLYDLKAHAFRQGLTVSGTAIGNDFGHPPGEKRDEQIALTKTWIENAAKLTAPVIRVFAGHQKKGVSAEETHDLMVEGLTEVCEYAGQHGVFLALENHGGPTATAEGLLKLVNAVDSPWFGVNLDSGNFHSDDIYGELAQVAPYALNAQIKVVVSGPDKKKVPTDFRRVFEILSAANYRGFVVLEYEEDENPREACPEFIKVLREAMA; encoded by the coding sequence ATGGAAAACGACCGTACCCTCACGCGCCGTCACTGGCTTGCCGCGACATCGAGTCTTGCCGCCGCAGGCATGCTGGGGCATCAGGCCACCGCCGCCGAGCCCATCCCGAATCGCTCGGCTCCAAAGTTCAAGCTCAGCCTGGCCGCGTACAGCTATCGCAAGCTGCTGCAGGATCCGAACTCCGGCGTCACCCTCAAGACGTTCATCGACGACTGTGCCAAGATGCAGCTCGACGGGACCGAGCTGACTTCGTACTACTTCCCCAAGGATGTGACTGCCGACTATTTGTACGACCTGAAGGCTCACGCTTTTCGCCAAGGTCTGACGGTCTCTGGCACGGCGATCGGGAATGATTTTGGTCATCCTCCCGGTGAGAAGCGAGACGAACAGATCGCGTTGACCAAGACCTGGATCGAAAATGCCGCCAAGCTGACCGCCCCGGTAATTCGTGTCTTCGCAGGCCATCAGAAGAAAGGCGTTTCGGCGGAAGAAACACACGACCTGATGGTGGAAGGCCTGACGGAAGTTTGCGAATACGCTGGCCAGCACGGCGTGTTTCTCGCCCTGGAAAACCACGGCGGACCAACCGCCACCGCGGAAGGCTTGCTGAAGTTGGTCAACGCGGTCGATAGTCCCTGGTTTGGCGTGAACCTCGACTCGGGCAATTTCCACAGTGACGACATCTACGGCGAACTCGCTCAGGTCGCTCCTTACGCCTTGAATGCCCAGATCAAAGTGGTCGTGTCGGGGCCTGACAAAAAGAAAGTGCCGACCGACTTCCGCCGCGTCTTCGAGATCCTCTCGGCCGCCAACTATCGAGGGTTCGTTGTCCTCGAATACGAAGAAGACGAAAACCCACGCGAGGCCTGTCCCGAGTTCATCAAGGTCCTGCGGGAAGCGATGGCTTAG
- a CDS encoding FAD:protein FMN transferase has product MTSEEERRASRRSFLRGKIFAPQEEVGEEEPETGPIAESSVAPGAYLIQLSRKAMACQFEVYLNALGPGTETEAGIAALDIVTELEAQLSAYRYDSEICRLGVTAYLRPQVVEPQLFKLLELCVQLHRDTRGAFDITAGPLSKVWGFFDRDGKVPAETDLAEAMQLVGSNQLVLDHDQRTVFFTQEGVELNLGSIGKGYALDRCRDSLLEAEVADFLIHGGTSSVIAQGIRKDGVERDGWEVGVPHPLRPDRRIGTVHLKNEALGTSGAAFQAFIHQGKKYGHVLDPRSGRPATSVLSATVIAPNATLADALATACYVMGPQGTEELLPKYPGVSVLMVQEGKRRGSVETIMLGEMEQRLTLC; this is encoded by the coding sequence GTGACGTCTGAAGAGGAAAGACGAGCCAGCCGCCGCAGTTTTTTGCGGGGAAAGATCTTCGCTCCCCAGGAAGAGGTGGGCGAAGAAGAACCGGAAACCGGTCCGATTGCCGAGTCGTCGGTTGCCCCAGGAGCCTACCTGATCCAGCTTTCACGGAAGGCGATGGCCTGTCAGTTCGAGGTTTACTTGAACGCTTTGGGGCCTGGCACCGAAACGGAAGCCGGGATCGCTGCCCTCGACATCGTGACCGAGCTCGAAGCCCAGCTTTCCGCGTACCGCTACGACAGCGAGATCTGCCGCCTGGGAGTGACTGCCTATCTCCGGCCTCAGGTCGTCGAGCCGCAATTGTTCAAGCTGCTCGAGCTATGTGTTCAGCTTCATCGCGATACCCGTGGGGCCTTCGACATCACCGCTGGCCCATTGAGCAAGGTGTGGGGCTTCTTCGACCGCGATGGCAAAGTACCGGCGGAAACCGATCTGGCCGAAGCGATGCAGCTTGTCGGCAGCAATCAACTGGTGCTCGATCACGATCAACGCACGGTCTTCTTTACCCAGGAAGGTGTCGAACTGAACCTTGGCAGCATCGGGAAAGGGTACGCCCTCGATCGTTGCCGCGACTCGCTGTTGGAAGCAGAGGTTGCCGACTTCCTGATTCATGGTGGAACGAGCAGCGTCATTGCCCAGGGAATTCGCAAGGACGGCGTCGAACGAGACGGCTGGGAGGTCGGCGTTCCTCATCCATTGCGGCCTGATCGCCGGATTGGCACCGTCCATCTGAAGAACGAAGCTTTGGGAACTTCCGGGGCGGCCTTTCAGGCGTTCATCCATCAAGGGAAGAAGTACGGCCACGTACTCGATCCTCGTTCTGGACGGCCGGCGACAAGTGTGCTTTCCGCCACGGTGATCGCCCCGAATGCGACCTTGGCCGATGCCCTGGCGACCGCGTGCTACGTGATGGGACCGCAGGGAACCGAAGAACTGCTGCCGAAATACCCGGGCGTCTCGGTATTGATGGTCCAAGAAGGCAAACGCCGAGGATCGGTCGAAACGATCATGCTCGGCGAAATGGAGCAGCGTTTAACACTCTGTTAA
- a CDS encoding ATP-dependent Clp protease proteolytic subunit — protein MKKPQKSAGPSEEQEEESGPLEIVISGEFGESCTEIYEKILEVPPGGECTLYFDSPGGSSYAAIGLVSLLKLRKIEATGYVIGECSSAAIWPFAACKKRYVTPWSVLLFHPMRWQSEENIPVTEAAEWVRHYAHLNSEMDEMLAGLFKAKPELIAQWTHPGRFVTGTELADTGLAELIELF, from the coding sequence ATGAAGAAGCCCCAGAAGTCGGCCGGTCCCAGCGAAGAGCAGGAAGAAGAATCGGGCCCCTTGGAGATCGTGATTTCCGGAGAGTTCGGCGAGTCTTGTACCGAGATCTACGAAAAGATCCTCGAAGTACCACCCGGTGGCGAATGCACACTTTATTTCGATTCCCCCGGCGGAAGCTCGTACGCGGCGATCGGCCTGGTCAGCTTGCTCAAGCTGCGGAAGATTGAAGCGACCGGGTATGTGATCGGCGAGTGTTCCTCGGCCGCGATTTGGCCCTTTGCTGCCTGTAAGAAACGGTATGTGACGCCCTGGAGTGTGCTGCTGTTTCATCCAATGCGATGGCAAAGCGAAGAGAACATTCCGGTGACTGAAGCAGCGGAATGGGTTCGTCACTATGCCCATCTCAATTCCGAGATGGACGAGATGCTGGCCGGTTTGTTTAAAGCGAAGCCAGAACTCATTGCCCAGTGGACGCATCCGGGCCGCTTCGTAACCGGGACCGAGCTGGCCGATACAGGCTTGGCCGAGTTAATCGAGCTTTTCTGA
- a CDS encoding DUF1598 domain-containing protein, with the protein MLSTYSISLRPALGDDASTPQATLESVESYSRVGEFTRAFEQINKIEDPKLRDQGHTAIARSQMKAGLIRAAVETSSYIEDDMQRSDLLNAASEARSKVPAGRGGGITPDFDQLIDLITTTVDPESWEELGGPGSVAPFSTGVYVDSQGTLHRVTQQTRDSLLTKIHDASKVALADQDLSNESALRKVSLTRLEKETQLLWAVGRVPTDEMSNMAGIYEIKYLLVYPEQGEVVLAGPAGPWKVDGEGRHVNIATGRPVLQLDDLVVLMRNAMEEKGKFGCSITPTQAGLKAAQEYITQTSKKPLHPRQRDSWLEGLRTAVGRQDITVHGVSPDTRVGQVIVEADYHMKRVGMGLEDGTAGVPSYLEMVTIPPGGSPPPMDVLRWWFALDYRSVNLTEERNAFELAGPGVQVLSENELLDEQGQRVHTNTSSTLNETFAHNFSQHYDKLSAKYPIYAEMKNIFDMAMICSLIEKERLADVAHWNMTHFGPKGGYEVATSSAPTDVDSIMNMRVINNSHIIAGVSGGVYFDPAKALADDQLKVDDYGLMKSDRKASTLPKTIKHHGWWWD; encoded by the coding sequence GTGTTGTCCACTTATTCGATCTCGCTCCGCCCTGCCCTGGGCGACGATGCTTCCACTCCGCAAGCGACCTTGGAAAGCGTCGAGTCTTATAGCCGCGTTGGTGAATTCACGCGTGCGTTCGAACAAATCAACAAAATCGAAGATCCCAAGCTGCGCGACCAAGGGCACACTGCCATCGCTCGCAGCCAGATGAAAGCCGGCCTGATCCGTGCCGCCGTCGAAACCTCTTCGTACATCGAAGACGACATGCAGCGTTCCGACCTGCTGAATGCCGCCTCGGAAGCACGAAGTAAAGTTCCCGCAGGTCGTGGTGGTGGTATTACCCCCGACTTCGACCAATTGATCGACCTGATCACGACGACCGTCGATCCAGAATCGTGGGAAGAACTGGGTGGCCCTGGTTCGGTGGCTCCTTTTTCGACTGGCGTTTATGTCGACTCGCAAGGAACCCTGCACCGCGTCACGCAGCAAACTCGAGATTCGCTACTCACTAAGATTCACGACGCCTCGAAGGTCGCGTTGGCCGACCAGGATCTGTCGAATGAATCGGCCCTGCGAAAGGTCTCGCTTACTCGTCTAGAAAAGGAAACCCAACTGCTCTGGGCAGTCGGTCGCGTACCTACCGACGAGATGAGCAACATGGCCGGGATTTACGAGATCAAGTATCTGCTCGTCTATCCAGAGCAAGGCGAAGTTGTCCTGGCGGGACCAGCCGGACCTTGGAAGGTCGACGGCGAAGGTCGCCATGTGAACATTGCCACCGGCCGCCCGGTGCTGCAGCTAGACGACCTGGTCGTGCTGATGCGAAATGCCATGGAAGAAAAGGGCAAGTTCGGCTGCTCGATCACTCCAACCCAAGCCGGTCTGAAAGCGGCCCAGGAATATATCACCCAGACCTCGAAGAAGCCGCTGCATCCTCGTCAGCGAGATTCATGGCTGGAGGGCCTTCGCACCGCAGTTGGCCGACAAGACATCACGGTGCATGGCGTTTCGCCCGATACCCGCGTCGGTCAGGTCATCGTAGAAGCGGACTACCACATGAAGCGGGTCGGAATGGGACTGGAAGATGGCACGGCCGGCGTTCCGAGCTACCTGGAAATGGTCACCATCCCCCCTGGCGGATCGCCTCCGCCGATGGACGTGCTGCGTTGGTGGTTCGCGCTCGATTACCGCAGTGTGAATTTGACCGAAGAACGCAATGCGTTTGAACTGGCCGGCCCTGGCGTTCAGGTCCTTAGCGAGAACGAATTGCTGGACGAGCAAGGTCAACGGGTTCACACCAACACCAGTTCCACCCTCAACGAAACGTTCGCCCACAACTTCTCGCAGCATTACGACAAGCTGTCGGCAAAGTATCCGATCTACGCCGAAATGAAGAACATCTTCGACATGGCGATGATCTGCTCGTTGATCGAGAAAGAACGCCTGGCCGATGTGGCCCATTGGAACATGACGCACTTCGGTCCCAAGGGTGGCTACGAAGTGGCGACCTCCAGTGCACCGACCGATGTCGACTCGATCATGAACATGCGGGTCATCAACAACAGCCACATCATCGCTGGCGTCAGCGGTGGCGTGTACTTCGATCCCGCCAAGGCTCTGGCCGACGATCAATTGAAGGTCGACGACTATGGTCTCATGAAGTCGGATCGCAAGGCGAGCACCCTTCCCAAGACCATCAAGCATCATGGCTGGTGGTGGGACTAG